In the Nitrospirota bacterium genome, one interval contains:
- a CDS encoding AAA family ATPase, which translates to MITIPGYKVLRQLYEGNRAIVYHGWNVDEKKPVTIKTLRPEQLTAENIEALRHEYELSKSLGLEGIVRPYGMVASDCGPVLILEDFGGVSLKSLLNQRGAPLQVFLDLAIRVSKILSELHQSQIIHKNIRPSNIIVNPDTGQVKITNFSMSSLLGQEHRPDLSGGSLAYMSPEQTGRMNRSVDYRTDFYSLGVVFYQLLTGELPFKATDALALIHSHIAMEPEYPSKVKTGIPSAVSDIVMKLIAKNAEDRYQSGYGLEADLQTCLAQLNNDGRVERFELGTRDIPQTFTLSQKLYGRERQIESLMAAFDRIRQGTTELLLVTGHAGIGKTALINEIHKPILAQRGYFISGKYDQLKKNVPYSAVILAVKTLIRQILTESEERVHLWKERLTQALGVNGQIIVDVIPEVELIIGKQPALSHAGPTEALNRFNRVIQRFVGAFAEKGHPLVLFLDDLQWVDLASLNLIKILITDPNIKHFFVIGAYRDNEVKAGHPLLLLFDELSAGGVNVTSINLPSLTVEHVNQLIVDTLRCSPGQSEPLARIVYQKTGGSPFFVSQMLKVFYEEKMLVYEAMHGWRWSIDEISHLNVTDNVVDLLVGKISKLSTATQEILKLASCIGNRFDLETLAIVYDKSSDQALADLNQALREGLVIPANENFLFFHDRIQEAAYSLIPGEEKKNIHYKIGYLVLRQTKKENVHAKVFYIADQLNAGAELITDQAEKYELAALNLMAGKKAKASTAYAAAERYLSKGIDLLALDSWREQYALTLDLFMECSECRYLNCNFEGAEKLFDVILKNVRTNREKAEAYSIKTALSQNRGRSAEALEYGSEGLKLLGLNLPAHPGSLIQFAEILKIKWYIRRRKADDLVLLPEMRDPARQVITQILISMAPAAYFSDKNLLSLIMLKVFTITLRYGRTNAAPLGYATYGLILSAVLGKYQRGYELADLAVHLSNQQHDLSLRSQCDFILAGFVNHWVRHLSTSVGLFIDGHISGLESGNFVYAGYCAGVHTFTSLVKGDHLKDVQQLAESYLEVLEQIQNEDMLLSVTAFHRTIQALRGLTKGPTTFDSDHFDEGELVRKLNTYDRQFVLSIYRILKLPLLFLFDDFASALEMSEELQKDRDHLLGMYYLPHHNFYYSLTLTALYPTGDSRDKRSYWNRLKKNQKTMKTWANNCHANYLHKYSLVAAEMARLKGKYQQAEDLYDQAIKLARENEFVQEEAIANELAARFHLTRAREHVARAYLMEALSCYEKWGATAKVKQLEDKYATLFASTAQLFSNPVSVRTISAERSEQLPPTGSSALDLTAVLKSSQAISREISLDRLLRELMKIVMENAGARRGLLILERDGRLYLEAEGRAENGAFFVLRSLPVEGSRVLAESVVHYTARTLEAVVLNDAENEGMFTHDPYIIDQASKSILCTPIINKRRLTGILYLENDLTSHAFTPSRVEILDALSSQIAISLENATLYEESRSAKESLQESEQKFRTLAETMRSGIVIYREDAFLYVNPATESITGYSRDEFPAMDFSSIIHPDYLDLVRERAADRLAGRPLPEQYEFKIVRKDGEDRWVLATARRIEYGREKAMIATLLDVTDQKKAEQEQLRLHEENVRHYREKIDEEQRHQREKENILMDIHDGIGGITTNIGLLSEVARKALSRGDIKNSLDTISSLAREGTTEIRSLMFSLDSRDHSWRSLAAEMNSHGAKTFQPHAIAFEMITEIENTAAEPGGLLFLHLFRIYREALTNVIKHARATRVTVRLRVDQERLVLAVQDNGQGCDEAAIVGKGRGVNNMKRRASELGGSVTITAAEGMCISLEIPLSRISHS; encoded by the coding sequence ATGATCACGATCCCTGGATACAAGGTCTTACGCCAGCTCTACGAAGGTAACCGAGCGATCGTTTACCATGGATGGAACGTTGACGAAAAGAAGCCGGTCACCATTAAGACGCTTCGGCCCGAACAACTGACCGCTGAAAACATCGAGGCGCTCCGGCACGAATATGAGTTATCGAAGTCCCTGGGACTGGAAGGCATTGTCAGACCCTACGGAATGGTTGCCTCAGACTGCGGTCCGGTGTTGATCCTCGAAGATTTCGGCGGCGTATCACTGAAAAGCCTCCTCAATCAAAGAGGGGCACCACTGCAGGTTTTTCTAGACCTGGCAATCCGGGTCTCGAAGATACTGAGCGAACTGCATCAAAGCCAGATTATTCACAAAAATATCAGGCCCTCCAACATCATCGTCAATCCGGACACCGGACAGGTCAAGATCACCAACTTCAGCATGTCGTCCTTGCTCGGGCAGGAGCACCGCCCTGACCTGTCAGGCGGCAGCCTCGCCTACATGTCTCCCGAACAAACAGGCCGCATGAATCGGTCCGTTGATTACCGGACGGATTTTTATTCCCTGGGTGTAGTGTTCTATCAACTGTTGACCGGGGAACTCCCTTTCAAAGCGACCGACGCCCTGGCGCTTATTCACAGCCATATTGCCATGGAGCCGGAATATCCGAGCAAGGTCAAGACCGGTATTCCTTCGGCTGTCTCAGACATCGTCATGAAGCTCATTGCGAAGAACGCCGAGGACCGGTACCAGAGCGGATACGGTTTGGAGGCAGACCTTCAAACCTGTCTGGCCCAGTTGAACAATGACGGCCGGGTCGAACGCTTTGAACTCGGCACCCGTGACATCCCTCAGACGTTCACTCTGTCCCAGAAGTTGTACGGCCGGGAGCGCCAGATTGAGAGCCTGATGGCTGCGTTTGATCGGATACGGCAGGGAACCACCGAGCTCCTGCTCGTGACCGGCCATGCGGGCATAGGCAAAACAGCCCTGATCAATGAGATCCACAAGCCGATCCTTGCGCAGAGAGGCTATTTCATTTCGGGCAAATATGATCAACTGAAGAAAAACGTGCCGTACAGTGCCGTCATTCTGGCCGTCAAGACTCTTATCAGGCAGATACTGACCGAGAGTGAAGAACGGGTCCACCTCTGGAAAGAACGGCTCACGCAAGCCCTCGGTGTCAATGGGCAGATAATCGTTGATGTGATCCCCGAGGTTGAGCTCATCATCGGCAAGCAGCCGGCGCTGTCCCACGCGGGGCCCACCGAAGCGCTGAACCGGTTTAACAGGGTCATTCAGAGATTTGTCGGAGCATTTGCAGAGAAAGGGCATCCCCTGGTCCTCTTCCTGGATGATCTGCAGTGGGTTGATCTGGCCAGTCTAAACCTGATAAAGATCCTGATCACCGATCCTAACATTAAACATTTCTTTGTCATCGGGGCCTATCGTGATAATGAAGTCAAAGCCGGCCATCCGTTGCTGCTCCTGTTCGACGAACTCTCAGCGGGAGGCGTGAACGTTACGAGCATTAACCTGCCCTCCTTAACCGTTGAGCATGTGAATCAATTGATCGTTGATACGCTCAGGTGCTCCCCTGGACAGTCCGAACCCTTGGCCCGGATCGTCTATCAAAAAACGGGAGGAAGTCCCTTCTTTGTGAGCCAGATGTTGAAGGTCTTCTATGAGGAAAAGATGCTCGTCTACGAAGCCATGCATGGCTGGAGATGGAGCATTGATGAAATCAGTCATCTCAACGTTACCGATAATGTGGTCGATCTCCTGGTGGGAAAAATCAGCAAGCTTTCGACCGCGACCCAGGAAATACTAAAGCTGGCTTCATGTATCGGGAACCGGTTTGATCTGGAAACCCTGGCGATTGTGTATGACAAATCATCCGACCAGGCATTGGCGGACCTCAACCAAGCCCTACGGGAGGGGCTCGTCATACCCGCAAATGAGAACTTCCTGTTTTTCCACGACCGGATCCAGGAAGCTGCCTACTCCCTGATCCCCGGCGAAGAGAAAAAGAATATCCACTATAAGATCGGCTATCTCGTCTTGCGGCAAACAAAAAAAGAAAACGTACATGCAAAAGTTTTTTATATAGCCGACCAATTGAACGCAGGGGCCGAGCTGATAACCGATCAGGCTGAAAAGTACGAACTTGCGGCACTGAATCTCATGGCCGGGAAAAAGGCAAAAGCGTCGACCGCCTATGCGGCGGCGGAAAGGTATCTGTCAAAAGGGATCGATCTCCTTGCCTTGGACAGCTGGCGGGAGCAATATGCATTGACCCTTGATCTGTTCATGGAGTGTTCGGAGTGCCGGTATCTCAACTGTAATTTCGAGGGAGCAGAGAAACTCTTTGATGTGATCCTGAAGAATGTTAGAACGAACCGGGAAAAAGCGGAGGCGTATAGCATCAAGACCGCCCTGTCGCAGAACAGGGGCAGGTCTGCAGAAGCGCTGGAATACGGCAGTGAGGGCTTGAAACTGCTCGGCCTCAACCTGCCTGCCCACCCGGGCAGTCTGATACAGTTCGCAGAGATCCTCAAGATCAAGTGGTATATCAGAAGGCGAAAAGCTGATGATCTGGTCCTGCTACCGGAGATGCGGGACCCGGCCCGGCAGGTGATCACCCAGATCCTGATCAGCATGGCTCCGGCGGCTTACTTCTCCGATAAAAACTTGTTAAGCCTGATCATGCTCAAAGTATTCACAATCACGCTCAGGTACGGGCGCACGAACGCAGCTCCCCTGGGGTATGCCACGTACGGCCTGATCCTCAGCGCTGTCCTTGGCAAGTACCAACGCGGATACGAACTGGCAGACCTTGCCGTACATTTGAGCAATCAGCAGCACGACCTGTCCCTGCGGTCGCAATGTGATTTCATCCTGGCCGGATTTGTAAATCACTGGGTGCGGCATCTAAGCACCAGTGTCGGCCTTTTCATCGACGGCCATATTTCCGGGCTGGAATCGGGCAATTTCGTATATGCCGGGTACTGCGCCGGCGTACACACCTTCACGAGCCTCGTCAAAGGCGATCACCTGAAGGACGTTCAGCAACTGGCGGAGAGCTACCTCGAAGTTCTGGAACAGATCCAGAACGAGGACATGCTCCTGTCGGTAACTGCTTTTCATCGGACCATCCAAGCGCTGCGCGGCCTGACTAAGGGGCCCACGACCTTTGACAGCGATCATTTCGATGAGGGGGAACTCGTCCGTAAATTAAATACCTATGACCGGCAGTTTGTGCTGAGCATATACCGTATTTTGAAGCTCCCCCTGTTGTTCCTGTTCGACGATTTTGCCAGCGCTCTCGAGATGTCCGAAGAGCTGCAGAAAGACAGGGACCACCTGCTCGGCATGTACTATCTCCCCCATCACAATTTTTACTATTCTCTCACGCTGACGGCATTATATCCCACAGGAGATTCCAGGGATAAACGCTCATACTGGAATAGGCTGAAAAAAAATCAAAAGACGATGAAAACATGGGCTAACAACTGTCACGCAAACTACCTCCATAAATACTCGCTTGTCGCAGCTGAAATGGCACGTCTCAAGGGTAAATATCAGCAGGCAGAGGATCTGTACGATCAGGCAATCAAATTGGCACGAGAAAATGAGTTCGTGCAGGAAGAGGCGATCGCCAACGAGCTGGCGGCCCGGTTCCATCTTACGCGGGCGCGGGAGCACGTCGCTAGGGCCTATTTGATGGAAGCCCTCTCCTGCTATGAAAAATGGGGAGCAACGGCTAAGGTTAAGCAGCTTGAAGATAAATATGCCACGCTGTTCGCGAGCACAGCTCAACTCTTCTCCAATCCGGTCTCTGTCAGGACCATAAGCGCAGAACGCTCAGAGCAGCTTCCTCCGACGGGTTCTTCTGCCCTCGATCTTACGGCGGTCTTGAAATCTTCCCAGGCGATCTCCCGTGAGATCTCCCTGGACAGGCTGCTGCGGGAACTGATGAAGATCGTGATGGAAAATGCCGGGGCCAGGAGAGGTCTACTGATCCTGGAGCGGGACGGCCGACTCTATCTGGAAGCTGAAGGGAGGGCTGAGAATGGCGCCTTCTTCGTTCTCCGGTCCCTGCCCGTGGAAGGCAGCAGGGTGTTGGCCGAATCCGTCGTCCATTATACGGCAAGAACGCTCGAGGCCGTGGTTCTGAACGATGCGGAGAATGAAGGCATGTTCACTCATGACCCTTACATCATAGACCAAGCATCCAAGTCAATCCTTTGCACTCCCATCATCAACAAGAGACGGCTCACCGGCATCCTCTACCTCGAAAACGATCTTACGTCCCATGCCTTCACTCCAAGCAGGGTGGAAATCCTTGACGCCCTTTCCTCCCAGATTGCCATTTCTCTGGAAAATGCCACGCTGTACGAGGAGTCCCGGAGCGCAAAGGAATCGCTTCAGGAGAGCGAACAAAAATTCCGGACCCTCGCCGAGACCATGAGGTCGGGGATCGTCATCTACCGGGAGGATGCATTTCTCTACGTCAATCCGGCAACGGAGTCCATCACGGGCTATAGCCGCGATGAATTTCCGGCAATGGATTTCAGCAGCATTATCCATCCCGACTACCTGGATTTGGTGCGTGAGCGTGCCGCTGACCGACTTGCAGGGAGGCCCCTTCCGGAGCAGTACGAGTTCAAGATCGTCAGAAAGGATGGCGAAGATCGATGGGTGCTGGCGACGGCCCGACGGATCGAGTACGGCAGGGAAAAGGCAATGATCGCAACCCTCCTTGACGTCACAGATCAGAAGAAAGCTGAACAGGAACAGTTGCGCCTGCATGAAGAAAACGTACGGCACTACCGGGAAAAGATCGATGAAGAACAGCGTCATCAGCGGGAAAAAGAAAACATCCTTATGGATATTCATGACGGCATCGGAGGTATAACAACCAACATCGGACTGCTGTCCGAGGTCGCCCGAAAAGCGCTCTCCCGCGGCGACATCAAGAATTCGCTCGACACGATCTCGAGCCTTGCGCGCGAAGGCACTACGGAAATCAGGAGCCTCATGTTCAGCCTTGACAGCAGGGACCACAGCTGGCGCTCGCTCGCAGCGGAGATGAACAGCCATGGGGCGAAAACATTTCAACCTCATGCGATAGCGTTCGAGATGATCACGGAGATTGAGAACACCGCTGCTGAGCCGGGGGGTCTCTTGTTTTTACATCTATTCAGGATCTATCGGGAGGCGCTCACGAACGTCATAAAGCATGCAAGAGCGACGAGGGTCACGGTACGCCTCCGCGTTGATCAAGAGCGTCTCGTTCTCGCAGTCCAAGACAACGGTCAGGGGTGTGATGAGGCAGCTATCGTCGGAAAAGGCCGCGGTGTGAACAATATGAAAAGACGGGCTTCGGAGCTCGGGGGCTCCGTCACGATCACCGCGGCGGAAGGCATGTGCATCTCCCTGGAAATACCGCTGTCACGAATATCGCACTCATAA
- the rimP gene encoding ribosome maturation factor RimP: MSDAEDRIRQVLDPILRSLGLDLWELEFQKSGPKWLLRVYIDREIGGGVTLGDCEAVSRDLGTALDVEDFIQHAYTLEVSSPGLDRTLTKPEHFIRFTGLAVKIKTYQPIDKEKVFKGKLRGILDTFVRVEVAEGEILAIPLSNIAKASLEVEF, from the coding sequence ATGTCCGATGCCGAGGACCGGATACGGCAGGTGCTCGACCCGATACTGCGGTCGCTGGGGCTGGACCTCTGGGAACTGGAGTTCCAGAAATCCGGGCCCAAGTGGCTTCTCCGGGTCTACATCGACCGGGAGATAGGCGGTGGCGTGACGCTGGGCGACTGCGAGGCGGTGAGCAGGGACCTGGGCACGGCGCTCGATGTGGAGGACTTCATCCAGCATGCATACACACTCGAGGTGTCGTCGCCCGGGCTTGACCGTACGCTGACGAAACCGGAGCACTTCATCCGCTTCACCGGCCTGGCGGTCAAGATAAAGACCTATCAGCCGATCGACAAGGAAAAGGTGTTCAAAGGAAAGCTGCGGGGCATTCTTGATACCTTCGTGAGAGTGGAGGTCGCAGAGGGAGAGATCCTGGCGATACCACTCAGCAATATCGCGAAGGCCTCGCTCGAGGTTGAGTTTTAG